A part of Vulcanisaeta moutnovskia 768-28 genomic DNA contains:
- a CDS encoding DUF58 domain-containing protein: MIRVIPSNKLLIIYLALSGITYLGLLTNNLFGVYFGLALFIVFTSYVLSWYLLTILTALYSQLAFSQDNVGLMVGSSTVIGIRILSKIPLRWEARLTLIHPPHIQSSVIKIRVNDGDFMVKLTGKWIGEVKIIGGIIDFEEPLRLLLIQSLLLNNGVNVVIRPRQLSSAISKVEIDGYTEYGALMEGRLGDFKSLSVYDYERSASTIHWLTSARVNELMMINRSDYGSCPIFIMNSSSRVLIPQNNERPIDKALQAISDLSQRCGEVSVVLVSKDHVEQKILSKVIIPYLEREIRIKMIRSCDINNVTMNIPDYFRKYIDYNKLLEIAYIRSPLGDEPSIDELNKALSTVSNRDRVILLNIDLGN, translated from the coding sequence ATGATACGCGTAATACCAAGCAATAAGTTATTGATTATATACCTCGCCCTATCTGGCATTACTTATCTTGGGTTATTGACCAATAACCTATTTGGGGTTTACTTCGGGCTGGCGCTATTTATAGTATTTACATCATATGTATTATCATGGTACTTACTAACCATACTCACTGCATTATATTCACAACTAGCCTTTAGTCAAGATAATGTGGGATTAATGGTAGGTTCATCAACGGTAATTGGCATCAGGATTTTGTCTAAGATACCATTACGATGGGAAGCAAGGCTTACATTAATTCATCCGCCTCATATTCAATCCAGTGTTATAAAGATTAGGGTTAATGATGGTGATTTTATGGTTAAATTAACGGGTAAGTGGATTGGGGAGGTTAAGATTATTGGTGGGATTATTGATTTTGAGGAGCCCTTAAGGCTTTTATTAATCCAAAGCCTGCTTCTCAATAATGGTGTTAATGTTGTTATAAGGCCAAGACAACTTAGCAGTGCAATTAGTAAGGTGGAGATTGATGGATATACTGAGTATGGGGCGTTAATGGAGGGTAGACTAGGCGATTTTAAGTCATTGTCTGTGTATGATTATGAACGATCTGCATCAACAATACACTGGCTAACGAGCGCCAGGGTTAATGAGTTAATGATGATTAATAGGAGTGATTATGGCTCATGCCCAATATTCATAATGAATTCATCATCAAGGGTATTAATACCACAAAATAACGAGAGACCTATCGATAAAGCCCTTCAGGCAATAAGCGATTTATCCCAACGCTGCGGTGAAGTAAGTGTAGTACTTGTGAGTAAGGATCATGTAGAGCAGAAAATATTGAGTAAAGTCATTATTCCCTATTTAGAACGTGAAATAAGGATTAAAATGATTAGGAGTTGTGATATTAATAACGTAACTATGAACATACCAGATTACTTTCGCAAATACATAGATTATAATAAATTGCTTGAGATAGCATATATAAGGTCTCCCTTGGGGGATGAGCCGTCTATTGACGAATTGAATAAGGCATTAAGTACCGTGAGTAATAGGGATAGGGTTATTTTACTAAATATTGATTTGGGTAATTAG
- a CDS encoding acyl-CoA dehydrogenase family protein, with protein MPDPFLTEEHQLIRNSVKEFAERYIVPIARKMDLEDYYPRDLIRELSKQGFLTPSAPPEYGGPGIDLRGSVVVVEELSRYSPTLGFITEIVNDNIVYALLRYGTDRQREEILPKIASGEWVASYALSEPCCGSDAAAIETRAERRGGEWVINGRKIWITQGAYADIYLLFARTGPKEARHKAVTAFLVKRSDCVEVSKLEMMGMRGAGEAEVKFNDCVVGDDDVLGKVNEGFRIAMVTLDLARIGISGVALGLSQGVLDEALEWAKTRTAFGKPLIDWEWVQFQLADIKAKLEIGRTVTYKAAWLYDNKDPSFVLYASIAKLYTAQMAVEIARDGVQILGGFGYSKESFSERAYRDAKVLEIAEGTNEVQRMVIYKILTRGLPEVEL; from the coding sequence ATGCCAGATCCTTTTTTAACGGAGGAGCATCAGCTCATTAGAAATAGTGTTAAGGAGTTTGCTGAGAGGTATATCGTTCCCATAGCCAGGAAGATGGATCTAGAGGACTACTACCCAAGAGATTTGATAAGAGAACTTAGTAAGCAGGGCTTTCTAACGCCATCAGCACCACCTGAGTATGGTGGACCCGGGATTGATCTTAGGGGTAGTGTTGTGGTTGTTGAGGAGTTGAGCCGGTATAGCCCAACCCTCGGCTTCATTACCGAGATAGTAAATGACAACATAGTATATGCGTTACTCAGGTATGGTACTGATAGACAGAGGGAGGAAATACTACCAAAGATTGCCAGCGGTGAATGGGTAGCATCGTACGCGCTTAGTGAGCCTTGTTGTGGTAGTGATGCTGCTGCTATTGAGACTAGGGCTGAGAGGAGGGGTGGTGAATGGGTAATAAATGGTAGAAAGATCTGGATCACGCAAGGAGCCTATGCGGACATTTACCTACTCTTCGCAAGGACTGGTCCTAAGGAGGCTAGGCATAAGGCAGTAACGGCATTCCTCGTGAAGAGGAGTGATTGCGTTGAGGTTAGTAAGTTGGAAATGATGGGTATGAGGGGTGCCGGTGAGGCTGAGGTTAAGTTTAATGATTGTGTAGTTGGTGATGATGATGTATTGGGCAAGGTCAATGAGGGATTTAGGATAGCCATGGTTACATTGGACCTTGCAAGAATAGGTATCTCAGGCGTAGCCCTTGGACTTTCCCAAGGTGTACTTGATGAGGCTCTTGAATGGGCTAAAACCAGGACTGCATTCGGAAAGCCATTGATTGATTGGGAATGGGTTCAGTTCCAGTTAGCCGATATTAAGGCTAAGCTTGAGATTGGTAGGACAGTAACATATAAGGCTGCCTGGCTTTATGATAATAAGGACCCATCATTCGTGCTCTATGCTTCAATTGCTAAGCTATACACGGCCCAGATGGCTGTTGAGATAGCGAGAGATGGCGTTCAAATACTTGGTGGCTTTGGTTATTCAAAGGAGAGCTTCTCGGAAAGGGCTTATAGGGATGCTAAGGTCCTTGAGATTGCCGAGGGTACTAATGAAGTTCAGAGGATGGTCATTTACAAAATACTAACAAGAGGATTACCAGAGGTAGAATTATGA
- a CDS encoding AAA family ATPase — protein MRTVDSKQIMDRLMGEVSKSVIGYEQEVKLLFACLVAGGHALIEGYPGLAKTTLVKAFAKALGLSFSRIQFTPDLLPSDITGSLIFNPKIGDFEVRFGPIFANIVLADEVNRAPPKVQSALLEAMQENQVTIGGKSYELPKPFMIIATQNPVELEGTYPLPEAQLDRFMIRIKLGYPSEDIEFKITENIDLGSISSINTVVSKEDIESLQALVRSIYVDDSIIRYIVNLIRATRNARDVKLGASPRAAQILSKLVRAWALLDGRDYVIPDDVKLLAPYVLNHRIITLGADSTIIIRQLLQQVPTPLMERVLRKS, from the coding sequence ATGAGAACGGTTGATTCAAAGCAAATTATGGATAGGCTAATGGGGGAGGTTTCTAAGTCTGTAATTGGTTATGAGCAAGAGGTGAAGCTTTTGTTTGCGTGCTTAGTTGCAGGTGGTCATGCATTGATTGAGGGTTATCCAGGTTTAGCCAAGACAACTCTAGTTAAGGCATTCGCTAAAGCCCTGGGTCTCTCCTTCAGTCGTATACAGTTCACTCCTGATTTATTGCCAAGTGATATAACTGGTTCACTCATTTTCAATCCTAAGATCGGAGACTTCGAGGTTAGGTTCGGCCCGATTTTCGCAAATATAGTCCTTGCTGATGAGGTTAATAGGGCTCCTCCTAAGGTTCAGTCCGCATTGCTTGAGGCTATGCAGGAGAACCAAGTAACAATTGGTGGTAAGTCCTATGAGTTGCCAAAGCCTTTTATGATAATTGCCACACAGAATCCAGTCGAACTCGAGGGAACATACCCACTACCAGAAGCACAACTGGACAGATTCATGATAAGAATAAAACTGGGATACCCAAGTGAGGATATTGAGTTTAAGATAACTGAGAACATAGACCTTGGTAGCATAAGCTCAATCAATACCGTAGTGAGTAAAGAGGATATTGAGAGTTTGCAGGCGTTAGTGCGATCGATATATGTCGATGATTCGATCATTAGATATATAGTGAATTTGATAAGGGCTACGAGGAATGCCCGTGATGTGAAGCTCGGTGCGAGTCCGAGAGCTGCACAAATACTAAGTAAGTTGGTTAGGGCTTGGGCTTTATTGGATGGTAGGGATTACGTGATACCTGATGATGTAAAATTATTAGCACCTTATGTGCTTAATCATAGAATAATAACCCTTGGCGCTGATAGTACTATAATAATTAGGCAATTACTTCAGCAGGTACCAACTCCACTTATGGAGAGGGTGCTTCGTAAATCATGA